In Streptomyces sp. RFCAC02, the following proteins share a genomic window:
- a CDS encoding histidine kinase — MNRLYDLLRRHPTGVDGSWSAVLLVLSLVTLASPSQYLEGASEAATGVVALALAVAGTLRRRRPERVLVACFVIGAAQLVLGVPPLVGNGTFLVVVFTIASRPDRRWSRLALGGCLTAPALSQLRWPDRAAESTFAVVFGTGLLTVLFCLAWVLGDSLRTRRAYYAELERRAERLERERETRTAMAVAAERARIARELHDVVAHNVSVMVVQADGAAYVLDSAPDQTRTALRTISSTGRQALTEMRRLLGVLRGEDGGAAAGDYVPQPGVDELGDLVDQVRDAGLPVDFRVEGTPQPLPSGVALTAYRIVQEALTNSRKHGGPHVGATVRLCYRRDTLTVLADDDGRGADDGSYAERGADGLGHGLIGMRERVGMVGGVLVAGPRPGGGFRISATLPLTGGE, encoded by the coding sequence GTGAACCGGCTCTACGACCTCCTGCGCCGCCACCCCACCGGGGTGGACGGGAGCTGGTCGGCCGTCCTGCTGGTCCTCTCGCTGGTCACCCTCGCATCTCCCTCCCAGTACCTCGAAGGCGCCTCGGAGGCGGCCACCGGCGTCGTCGCCCTCGCGCTCGCCGTCGCCGGGACGCTGCGCCGCCGCCGGCCGGAGCGCGTGCTGGTCGCCTGCTTCGTCATCGGCGCCGCGCAGCTCGTGCTCGGCGTGCCCCCGCTGGTCGGGAACGGGACGTTCCTCGTCGTCGTGTTCACCATCGCCTCGCGCCCCGACCGGCGCTGGTCGCGCCTCGCCCTCGGCGGCTGCCTGACCGCCCCTGCCCTCTCCCAGCTCCGCTGGCCGGACCGGGCGGCGGAGAGCACGTTCGCGGTCGTGTTCGGCACCGGCCTGCTCACCGTCCTGTTCTGCCTCGCCTGGGTCCTCGGCGACTCGCTGCGCACCCGCCGCGCGTACTACGCGGAGCTGGAGCGCCGCGCGGAACGCCTGGAGCGCGAGCGGGAGACCCGCACGGCCATGGCCGTCGCCGCGGAGCGCGCCCGCATCGCCCGCGAACTGCACGACGTCGTCGCCCACAACGTGTCGGTCATGGTCGTCCAGGCGGACGGCGCCGCGTACGTCCTGGACTCCGCGCCCGACCAGACGCGGACCGCCCTGCGCACCATCTCCTCCACCGGCCGCCAGGCCCTCACCGAGATGCGGCGGCTCCTCGGCGTCCTGCGCGGCGAGGACGGCGGCGCCGCGGCCGGTGACTACGTGCCGCAGCCCGGCGTGGACGAGCTGGGCGACCTGGTGGACCAGGTCAGGGACGCCGGGCTGCCGGTGGACTTCCGCGTCGAGGGCACCCCGCAGCCGCTGCCGAGCGGCGTCGCGCTGACCGCGTACCGCATCGTGCAGGAGGCCCTGACCAACAGCCGCAAGCACGGCGGCCCGCACGTCGGCGCCACCGTACGGCTGTGCTACCGGCGCGACACCCTCACTGTGCTCGCCGACGACGACGGCAGGGGCGCCGACGACGGCTCGTACGCGGAGCGCGGTGCCGACGGCCTGGGGCACGGGCTCATCGGCATGCGCGAGCGGGTCGGTATGGTCGGTGGCGTCCTGGTGGCGGGTCCCCGGCCCGGCGGCGGCTTCCGCATCAGCGCCACCCTCCCCCTCACCGGCGGCGAGTGA
- a CDS encoding response regulator transcription factor, translated as MAIRVMLVDDQALLRTGFKMVLSAQPDMEVTAEAGDGAEALDVLRSTAVDVVLMDVRMPRLDGVEATRRICQEGGGGPGDPKVLILTTFDLDEYAFSALKAGAAGFMLKDVPPDELLGAIRAVHSGDAVVAPSTTRRLLDRFVDLLPSAPGAPRPELDLLTDREREVLLLIAQGLSNGEIAAQLFVSEATVKTHVGRILGKLGLRDRVQAVVLAYETGLVRAGGR; from the coding sequence ATGGCGATCCGAGTGATGCTGGTGGACGACCAGGCCCTCCTGCGGACCGGCTTCAAGATGGTCCTGTCGGCCCAGCCCGACATGGAGGTGACGGCGGAGGCGGGCGACGGCGCCGAGGCCCTGGACGTCCTGCGCTCCACGGCCGTCGACGTCGTCCTGATGGACGTCCGCATGCCCCGGCTCGACGGCGTGGAGGCGACGCGGCGGATATGCCAGGAGGGCGGCGGCGGTCCCGGCGACCCGAAGGTGCTGATCCTGACGACGTTCGACCTCGACGAGTACGCGTTCTCCGCCCTGAAGGCGGGCGCCGCCGGGTTCATGCTGAAGGACGTGCCGCCGGACGAGCTGCTCGGCGCCATCCGCGCCGTCCACAGCGGCGACGCCGTCGTCGCGCCGTCCACCACGCGGCGGCTGCTGGACCGTTTCGTCGACCTGCTGCCGTCGGCGCCAGGCGCCCCGAGGCCCGAGCTCGACCTCCTCACGGACCGGGAGCGCGAGGTCCTGCTGCTCATCGCGCAGGGCCTGTCGAACGGGGAGATCGCCGCCCAGCTCTTCGTCTCCGAGGCGACCGTGAAGACGCACGTCGGCCGCATCCTCGGCAAGCTCGGCCTGCGGGACCGGGTGCAGGCGGTGGTCCTCGCGTACGAGACGGGTCTCGTCCGCGCGGGCGGGCGCTGA
- a CDS encoding DUF2520 domain-containing protein: protein MNADAPPPRAAGAPDRPARLTVGVVGAGRVGPALAAALALAGHRPVAASGVSDASRRRAEALLPGVPLVTPDEVLARCELVLLTVPDDTLPGLVRGLAETGAVRPGQLLAHCSGRFGTAVLDPALRAGALPLALHPVMTFTGTPVDVQRLAGCSFGVTAPPELRMAAEALVIEMGGEPEWIDERDRPLYHAALALGANHLVTLVAQSLELLRRAGVAAPDRMLGPLLGAALDNALRSGDAALTGPVARGDAGTVAAHLAELRAHDAGALAGYLAMARVTADRALDHGLLRPEQAEALLDVLADGAADEGER from the coding sequence GTGAACGCCGACGCGCCCCCACCCCGGGCCGCCGGGGCGCCCGACCGCCCGGCACGCCTGACGGTCGGCGTCGTCGGCGCGGGCCGGGTCGGCCCCGCGCTCGCCGCCGCCCTCGCCCTGGCCGGCCACCGCCCGGTCGCCGCCTCCGGCGTCTCCGACGCGTCGCGCCGCCGCGCCGAGGCGCTGCTGCCCGGCGTTCCCCTCGTGACCCCCGACGAGGTCCTGGCGCGCTGCGAGCTGGTCCTGCTCACCGTCCCCGACGACACGCTCCCCGGCCTCGTGCGCGGCCTCGCCGAGACGGGCGCGGTCCGCCCCGGCCAGTTGCTGGCGCACTGCTCGGGCCGCTTCGGCACGGCCGTCCTCGATCCGGCGCTGCGGGCCGGCGCGCTGCCGCTCGCCCTGCACCCGGTGATGACGTTCACCGGCACCCCGGTGGACGTGCAGCGGCTCGCGGGCTGCTCGTTCGGCGTGACGGCGCCGCCGGAGCTGCGGATGGCCGCCGAGGCGCTCGTCATCGAGATGGGCGGTGAGCCGGAGTGGATCGACGAGCGCGACCGCCCGCTGTACCACGCGGCCCTCGCCCTGGGCGCGAACCACCTGGTCACCCTCGTCGCGCAGTCCCTCGAACTGCTGCGCCGCGCCGGTGTCGCCGCCCCGGACCGCATGCTCGGCCCGCTGCTGGGCGCCGCCCTGGACAACGCCCTGCGCTCCGGCGACGCCGCCCTGACCGGCCCCGTCGCCCGCGGTGACGCCGGCACGGTGGCCGCCCACCTCGCCGAGCTGCGCGCCCACGACGCCGGCGCGCTCGCCGGGTACCTCGCCATGGCCCGTGTCACCGCCGACCGGGCGCTGGACCACGGCCTGCTCCGTCCCGAGCAGGCCGAGGCGCTGCTCGACGTCCTCGCGGACGGCGCCGCCGACGAAGGAGAACGATGA
- the panC gene encoding pantoate--beta-alanine ligase: MTTSLARTADELRNLYAPGADRAVVMTMGALHEGHAANIRAARARLSPLGQLVVTVYVNPLQFGPGEDFDRYPRTLEADLALAGRAGADIVFAPSDAEMYPDGRPRVTVTAGPMGAGYEGASRPGHFDGMLTVVAKLLHLTRPDYATFGEKDAQQLALVRRMVRDLDFPVEIVPVPTLRDEDGLARSSRNRYLSPAERTTALALSRALFAARDTPGGPDERRAAARTVLDAAAAADPPLALDYLALVDPAGFTEAGAGFTGEAVMAVAARVGTTRLIDNVRIALGGAA, translated from the coding sequence ATGACGACTTCCCTGGCCCGCACCGCCGACGAGCTGCGGAACCTGTACGCGCCCGGCGCCGACCGGGCCGTCGTCATGACGATGGGCGCTCTCCACGAGGGGCACGCCGCCAACATACGGGCGGCCCGCGCCCGCCTGTCGCCGCTCGGCCAGCTCGTGGTCACCGTCTACGTCAACCCGCTGCAGTTCGGCCCCGGCGAGGACTTCGACCGGTACCCGCGCACCCTGGAGGCGGACCTCGCGCTCGCCGGCCGGGCCGGTGCCGACATCGTCTTCGCGCCGTCCGACGCCGAGATGTACCCGGACGGCCGGCCCCGCGTCACGGTGACGGCCGGCCCGATGGGCGCGGGGTACGAGGGCGCCTCCCGGCCGGGGCACTTCGACGGCATGCTGACCGTCGTCGCCAAGCTGCTGCACCTCACGCGCCCCGACTACGCGACGTTCGGGGAGAAGGACGCGCAGCAGCTCGCGCTCGTCCGGCGCATGGTCCGCGACCTGGACTTTCCCGTCGAGATCGTCCCGGTGCCGACGCTGCGCGACGAGGACGGCCTCGCCCGCTCCAGCCGCAACCGCTACCTCTCCCCGGCCGAGCGCACGACCGCGCTGGCCCTCTCGCGCGCCCTGTTCGCCGCCCGGGACACCCCCGGCGGCCCGGACGAGCGGCGCGCCGCCGCGCGGACCGTGCTCGACGCCGCGGCGGCGGCCGATCCACCGCTCGCGCTCGACTACCTGGCGCTGGTCGACCCGGCCGGCTTCACCGAGGCCGGCGCGGGGTTCACGGGCGAGGCGGTCATGGCCGTCGCCGCCCGGGTCGGCACCACCCGTCTCATCGACAACGTCCGCATCGCCCTCGGGGGTGCCGCGTGA
- a CDS encoding L-aspartate oxidase gives MTAAAPLATVHLAQSAALPAPEPGWAIDADAVVVGSGVAGLTAALRCAAAGLRTVIVTKARLDDGSTRWAQGGVAAALGEGDTPEQHLADTLVAGAGLCDEEAVRVLVTEGADAVRRLVADGARFDTEADGRFSLTREGGHHRRRIVHAGGDASGAEISRALVAAVRAAGIETIEDALALDLLKDAAGRAAGVTLHVMGQGVHDGVGAVRAPAVVLATGGMGQVFSITTNPPVSTGDGVALALRAGAEVADLEFVQFHPTVLWLGPDAEGQQPLISEAVRGEGAHLVDAAGTRFMRGLHELAELAPRDVVAKAITHRMREQGADHMFLDGRHFGAAMWERRFPTILAGCRANGIDPVTAPIPIAPGPHFASGGVRTDLSGRTTVPGLYACGETACTGVHGANRLASNSLLEGLVFAERIAAAVLADRTAGTGARPAAGRAPAGAPVLPSGARAAIQRVMTLGAGVLRSADGLAEAARALDALTADDGGKPAEPGTEAWETANLHLVARVLVVSALHRTETRGSHWREDHPERDDDRWRRHLVGTLSPAGDGVDLTIRATRTTAFR, from the coding sequence GTGACCGCCGCCGCCCCGCTCGCGACCGTCCACCTGGCCCAGTCCGCGGCCCTGCCCGCCCCGGAGCCGGGCTGGGCGATCGACGCGGACGCCGTCGTCGTCGGCTCCGGTGTCGCCGGGCTGACCGCGGCCCTGCGCTGCGCCGCGGCCGGCCTGCGCACGGTCATCGTCACGAAGGCCCGCCTCGACGACGGCTCGACCCGCTGGGCGCAGGGCGGTGTGGCCGCCGCGCTCGGCGAGGGCGACACACCCGAGCAGCACCTGGCCGACACCCTCGTCGCGGGCGCGGGGCTGTGCGACGAGGAGGCCGTCCGTGTCCTCGTCACCGAGGGGGCCGACGCGGTGCGCCGCCTCGTCGCCGACGGCGCCCGCTTCGACACGGAGGCCGACGGCCGGTTCTCCCTGACCCGCGAGGGCGGCCACCACCGCCGCCGTATCGTCCACGCGGGGGGTGACGCGTCGGGCGCCGAGATCTCCCGCGCCCTGGTCGCCGCCGTCCGGGCCGCCGGCATCGAGACGATCGAGGACGCCCTGGCGCTCGACCTGCTGAAGGACGCCGCGGGCCGCGCAGCCGGCGTCACCCTGCACGTGATGGGCCAGGGCGTGCACGACGGCGTGGGCGCCGTCCGCGCGCCGGCCGTCGTCCTCGCCACCGGCGGCATGGGCCAGGTCTTCTCCATCACCACCAACCCGCCCGTCTCCACCGGCGACGGTGTCGCCCTCGCGCTGCGGGCCGGCGCCGAGGTGGCCGACCTGGAGTTCGTGCAGTTCCACCCCACGGTGCTGTGGCTCGGGCCGGACGCGGAGGGTCAGCAGCCGCTCATATCCGAGGCCGTGCGCGGCGAGGGCGCGCACCTCGTGGACGCCGCCGGCACGCGCTTCATGCGGGGCCTGCACGAGCTGGCCGAGTTGGCGCCCCGCGACGTCGTCGCCAAGGCCATCACCCACCGCATGCGGGAGCAGGGCGCCGACCACATGTTCCTCGACGGCCGGCACTTCGGCGCCGCGATGTGGGAGCGCAGGTTCCCCACGATCCTCGCCGGCTGCCGCGCGAACGGCATCGACCCGGTCACGGCCCCGATCCCCATCGCCCCCGGGCCGCACTTCGCGTCCGGCGGGGTCCGCACCGACCTGTCCGGCCGGACCACCGTGCCGGGCCTGTACGCGTGCGGCGAGACCGCGTGCACGGGCGTCCACGGCGCGAACCGGCTCGCGTCCAACTCCCTCCTCGAAGGGCTCGTCTTCGCCGAGCGGATCGCCGCCGCCGTCCTCGCCGACCGGACGGCGGGCACCGGCGCGCGCCCGGCCGCCGGCCGCGCCCCCGCGGGCGCCCCCGTGCTGCCGTCCGGGGCCAGGGCCGCCATCCAGCGCGTCATGACGCTCGGCGCCGGCGTCCTGCGGTCCGCCGACGGCCTCGCCGAGGCGGCCCGCGCCCTGGACGCCCTCACCGCCGACGACGGCGGGAAACCGGCCGAGCCCGGCACGGAGGCGTGGGAGACGGCTAATCTGCATCTCGTCGCCCGGGTGCTCGTGGTGTCCGCGCTCCACCGCACGGAGACCCGCGGCAGCCACTGGCGTGAGGACCACCCCGAGCGGGACGACGACCGGTGGCGGCGCCACCTGGTCGGCACCCTGAGCCCGGCCGGCGACGGCGTCGACCTGACGATCCGGGCCACCCGGACCACCGCCTTCCGGTGA
- the nadC gene encoding carboxylating nicotinate-nucleotide diphosphorylase, translating to MLPIGARPGADDAAGGCGAGCGCGDAHDDAFDPMECGLDPDLAELLAAAGLDPVQVEDIAHLAVEEDLDNGVDVTTVATVPEDAVATGDFTARTAGTVAGLHIAEAVLSVVCTAEFEVERHVEDGDTVRPGQVLLSVTSRTRDLLTAERSALNLLCRLSGIATLTRAWADALAGTAARVRDTRKTTPGLRALEKYAVRCGGGVNHRMSLSDAALVKDNHVIAAGGVAEAFRAVRAEFPGVPIEVEVDRVDQIEPVIAEGADLILLDNFTPEQAAEAVRLVAGRATLEASGSLTLETAPAYAATGVDYLAVGALTHSAPVLDIGLDLRPAGSGTGDRGRHG from the coding sequence CTGCTGCCGATCGGCGCGCGCCCGGGCGCCGACGACGCCGCCGGCGGCTGCGGCGCGGGCTGCGGCTGCGGCGACGCGCACGACGACGCGTTCGACCCGATGGAGTGCGGGCTCGACCCCGACCTCGCCGAGCTGCTCGCCGCCGCCGGGCTCGACCCGGTGCAGGTCGAGGACATCGCGCACCTGGCCGTCGAGGAGGACCTCGACAACGGCGTGGACGTCACGACCGTCGCGACCGTCCCCGAGGACGCCGTCGCCACCGGCGACTTCACCGCGCGCACCGCCGGCACGGTCGCCGGCCTGCACATCGCCGAGGCCGTCCTGTCGGTCGTCTGCACCGCCGAGTTCGAGGTCGAGCGGCACGTCGAGGACGGCGACACGGTACGGCCCGGCCAGGTCCTGCTGTCCGTGACCAGCCGCACCCGCGACCTCCTCACGGCGGAGCGCAGCGCCCTCAACCTCCTGTGCCGCCTCTCCGGCATCGCGACCCTGACCCGCGCCTGGGCCGACGCCCTCGCGGGCACCGCGGCCCGCGTCCGGGACACCCGCAAGACGACGCCGGGGCTGCGCGCGCTGGAGAAGTACGCCGTGCGCTGCGGCGGGGGCGTCAACCACCGCATGTCCCTGTCCGACGCCGCCCTCGTCAAGGACAACCACGTGATCGCCGCCGGCGGGGTCGCCGAGGCGTTCCGCGCGGTGCGGGCGGAGTTCCCCGGTGTGCCGATCGAGGTGGAGGTCGACCGCGTCGACCAGATCGAGCCGGTCATCGCCGAGGGCGCCGACCTGATCCTCCTGGACAACTTCACCCCGGAGCAGGCCGCCGAGGCCGTCCGCCTCGTCGCCGGCCGCGCCACCCTGGAGGCGTCCGGCAGCCTCACCCTGGAGACCGCGCCCGCCTACGCCGCGACCGGTGTCGACTACCTCGCGGTCGGCGCGCTCACCCACTCGGCCCCGGTCCTCGACATCGGCCTCGACCTGCGCCCCGCCGGCTCCGGGACGGGCGACCGGGGAAGGCACGGCTGA
- a CDS encoding type III pantothenate kinase — protein MLLTIDVGNTHTVLGLFDGEEIVEHWRISTDARRTADELAVLLQGLMGMHPLLGDELGDGIDGIAICSTVPSVLHELREVTRRYYGDIPAVLVEPGVKTGVPILTDNPKEVGADRIINAVAAVELYGGPCIVVDFGTATTYDAVSARGEYAGGAIAPGIEISVEALGMRGAQLRKVELARPRHVIGKNTVESMQSGILYGFAGQVDGMVERMSRELADDPEDVTVIATGGLAPMVLRESTVIDEHEPWLTLIGLRLVYERNVSRS, from the coding sequence ATGCTGCTCACCATCGACGTCGGCAACACCCACACCGTCCTCGGCCTCTTCGACGGCGAGGAGATCGTCGAGCACTGGCGCATCTCGACGGACGCCCGCCGCACCGCCGACGAGCTGGCCGTGCTGCTGCAGGGGCTGATGGGCATGCACCCGCTGCTCGGCGACGAGCTGGGCGACGGCATCGACGGCATCGCGATCTGCTCGACCGTCCCGTCCGTCCTGCACGAGCTGCGGGAGGTCACCCGGCGGTACTACGGCGACATCCCCGCCGTCCTGGTGGAGCCGGGCGTCAAGACGGGCGTCCCGATCCTCACGGACAACCCGAAGGAGGTCGGCGCCGACCGCATCATCAACGCGGTCGCCGCCGTCGAGCTGTACGGCGGCCCCTGCATCGTCGTCGACTTCGGCACAGCCACGACGTACGACGCGGTGTCGGCGCGCGGCGAGTACGCGGGCGGGGCCATCGCGCCGGGCATCGAGATCTCCGTCGAGGCGCTCGGCATGCGGGGGGCGCAGCTCCGGAAGGTGGAGCTGGCGAGGCCGCGCCACGTCATCGGCAAGAACACGGTCGAGTCCATGCAGTCCGGCATCCTGTACGGGTTCGCGGGCCAGGTGGACGGCATGGTGGAGCGCATGTCCCGCGAGCTGGCGGACGACCCGGAGGACGTGACGGTGATCGCGACCGGCGGTCTCGCGCCGATGGTGCTGCGCGAGTCGACGGTGATCGACGAGCACGAGCCGTGGCTCACCCTGATCGGCCTGCGCCTCGTGTACGAGCGGAACGTCTCGCGGTCCTGA
- a CDS encoding BlaI/MecI/CopY family transcriptional regulator: MPRPLGELEDAVMTRVWEWNRPVTVREVLEDLRRERSIAYTTVMTVLDNLHQKGWVRRDQEGRAYRYEAISTRAAYSAALMNDAWAESDNAAAALVAFFGMMSPEQTAALRDALRVVDVSGAPHGGGEQTAG; encoded by the coding sequence GTGCCTCGACCACTGGGAGAGCTGGAAGACGCGGTGATGACCCGCGTATGGGAGTGGAACCGCCCGGTCACCGTGCGGGAGGTCCTGGAGGATCTGCGGCGGGAGCGCTCGATCGCCTATACGACGGTGATGACCGTCCTCGACAACCTGCATCAGAAGGGCTGGGTCCGCCGCGATCAGGAGGGCCGTGCCTATCGCTATGAGGCGATCTCCACGCGGGCCGCGTACTCGGCCGCTTTGATGAATGACGCATGGGCCGAGAGTGACAACGCGGCTGCGGCCCTCGTCGCTTTCTTCGGAATGATGTCACCGGAGCAGACCGCCGCTTTGCGCGACGCGTTGCGGGTCGTCGATGTGAGCGGTGCCCCCCATGGCGGCGGTGAACAGACAGCGGGTTAG
- a CDS encoding Lsr2 family protein, whose translation MAQKVQVLLLDDLSGGEADETVTFALDGRTYEIDLNAENADKLRNALDPYVKAGRRAGGRASRARGRAASSGGGSNQDTAAIRAWARENGHKVNDRGRIPADVLEAYKKAGA comes from the coding sequence GTGGCACAGAAGGTTCAGGTCCTTCTCCTCGATGACCTCAGCGGCGGCGAGGCGGACGAGACCGTCACGTTCGCCCTCGACGGCAGGACGTACGAGATCGACCTCAACGCGGAAAACGCTGACAAGCTCCGCAACGCCCTCGACCCGTATGTGAAGGCCGGGCGCCGTGCCGGCGGCCGCGCCTCCCGCGCCCGGGGCCGTGCCGCCTCGTCCGGCGGCGGGTCGAACCAGGACACCGCCGCGATCCGCGCCTGGGCGCGCGAGAACGGCCACAAGGTCAACGACCGGGGCCGCATCCCCGCCGACGTGCTCGAGGCCTACAAGAAGGCCGGCGCCTGA
- a CDS encoding ATP-dependent Clp protease ATP-binding subunit, protein MFERFTDRARRVVVLAQEEARMLNHNYIGTEHILLGLIHEGEGVAAKALESLGISLEAVRQQVEEIIGQGQQAPSGHIPFTPRAKKVLELSLREALQLGHNYIGTEHILLGLIREGEGVAAQVLVKLGADLNRVRQQVIQLLSGYSGKETATAGAPSEGTPSTSLVLDQFGRNLTQAARESKLDPVIGREKEIERVMQVLSRRTKNNPVLIGEPGVGKTAVVEGLAQAIVKGEVPETLKDKHLYTLDLGALVAGSRYRGDFEERLKKVLKEIRTRGDIILFIDELHTLVGAGAAEGAIDAASILKPMLARGELQTIGATTLDEYRKYLEKDAALERRFQPIQVAEPSLPHTIEILKGLRDRYEAHHRVSITDAALVAAAQLADRYISDRFLPDKAIDLIDEAGSRMRIRRMTAPPDLREFDEKIASVRREKESAIDSQDFEKAASLRDNEKQLLSAKAQREKEWKSGDMDVVAEVDEELIAEVLAASTGIPVFKLTEEESSRLLRMEDELHKRVIGQEDAIKALSQAIRRTRAGLKDPKRPGGSFIFAGPSGVGKTELSKTLAEFLFGDEDALISLDMSEFGEKHTVSRLFGSPPGYVGYEEGGQLTEKVRRKPFSVVLFDEVEKAHPDIFNSLLQILEDGRLTDSQGRVVDFKNTVIIMTTNLGTRDISKGFNMGFAVAGDVASGYDRMKAKVNDELKQHFRPEFLNRVDDTVVFHQLTQDDIIKIVDLMVAQVDDRLKDRDMAIELSREAKLLLAKRGYDPVLGARPLRRTIQRDIEDVLSEKILFGELRPGHIVVVDTEGDGPDKTFTFRGEEKSALPDAPPVEQAAGGGPNLTKE, encoded by the coding sequence ATGTTCGAGAGGTTCACCGACCGCGCGCGGCGGGTTGTCGTCCTGGCTCAGGAAGAAGCCCGGATGCTCAACCACAACTACATCGGCACCGAGCACATCCTTCTTGGCCTGATCCACGAGGGTGAGGGTGTCGCCGCTAAGGCCCTGGAGAGCCTCGGGATCTCGCTTGAGGCGGTCCGCCAGCAGGTGGAGGAGATCATCGGGCAGGGCCAGCAGGCGCCGTCCGGCCACATCCCCTTCACGCCCCGGGCCAAGAAGGTCCTGGAGCTTTCGCTCCGCGAGGCGCTGCAGCTCGGCCACAACTACATCGGCACCGAGCACATCCTGCTCGGCCTGATCCGCGAGGGCGAGGGCGTCGCCGCCCAGGTCCTGGTCAAGCTGGGTGCCGACCTGAACAGGGTCCGCCAGCAGGTCATCCAGCTCCTGTCGGGCTACTCCGGCAAGGAGACCGCGACGGCGGGCGCGCCGTCCGAGGGGACGCCGTCCACCTCGCTGGTGCTCGACCAGTTCGGCCGCAACCTCACGCAGGCCGCGCGCGAATCCAAGCTCGACCCGGTCATCGGGCGCGAGAAGGAGATCGAGCGCGTCATGCAGGTCCTCTCCCGCCGCACCAAGAACAACCCGGTGCTGATCGGTGAGCCCGGCGTCGGCAAGACGGCCGTCGTCGAGGGCCTGGCGCAGGCCATCGTCAAGGGCGAGGTGCCCGAGACCCTGAAGGACAAGCACCTCTACACCCTCGACCTGGGCGCGCTGGTCGCCGGCTCCCGCTACCGCGGTGACTTCGAGGAGCGCCTGAAGAAGGTCCTCAAGGAGATCCGCACCCGCGGCGACATCATCCTGTTCATCGACGAGCTGCACACCCTCGTGGGTGCCGGCGCCGCCGAGGGCGCGATCGACGCCGCCAGCATCCTGAAGCCGATGCTGGCCCGCGGTGAACTGCAGACCATCGGCGCCACGACGCTCGACGAGTACCGCAAGTACCTGGAGAAGGACGCCGCCCTGGAGCGCCGCTTCCAGCCGATCCAGGTCGCCGAGCCGTCCCTGCCCCACACGATCGAGATCCTGAAGGGCCTGCGCGACCGGTACGAGGCGCACCACCGCGTCTCCATCACGGACGCCGCCCTGGTCGCCGCCGCCCAGCTCGCCGACCGGTACATCTCGGACCGCTTCCTGCCCGACAAGGCGATCGACCTGATCGACGAGGCCGGCTCCCGGATGCGCATCCGCCGGATGACCGCGCCGCCGGACCTGCGCGAGTTCGACGAGAAGATCGCGAGCGTGCGCCGGGAGAAGGAGTCCGCGATCGACTCGCAGGACTTCGAGAAGGCCGCCTCCCTCCGGGACAACGAGAAGCAGCTCCTGTCGGCGAAGGCCCAGCGGGAGAAGGAGTGGAAGTCCGGCGACATGGACGTCGTCGCCGAGGTGGACGAGGAGCTCATCGCCGAGGTCCTCGCCGCCTCCACGGGCATCCCGGTCTTCAAGCTGACCGAGGAGGAGTCCTCGCGCCTGCTCCGCATGGAGGACGAGCTGCACAAGCGCGTCATCGGCCAGGAGGACGCCATCAAGGCGCTCTCGCAGGCCATCCGGCGCACCCGCGCGGGCCTGAAGGACCCGAAGCGGCCCGGTGGCTCGTTCATCTTCGCCGGCCCCTCGGGCGTCGGTAAGACGGAGCTGTCCAAGACGCTGGCCGAGTTCCTCTTCGGCGACGAGGACGCGCTGATCTCCCTCGACATGTCGGAGTTCGGCGAGAAGCACACCGTGTCGCGGCTGTTCGGCTCCCCGCCCGGCTACGTCGGGTACGAGGAGGGCGGCCAGCTCACCGAGAAGGTGCGCCGCAAGCCGTTCTCCGTCGTCCTGTTCGACGAGGTGGAGAAGGCCCACCCGGACATCTTCAACTCGCTGCTCCAGATCCTGGAGGACGGTCGCCTGACCGACTCCCAGGGCCGTGTCGTGGACTTCAAGAACACCGTCATCATCATGACGACGAACCTCGGCACCCGTGACATCTCCAAGGGCTTCAACATGGGCTTCGCCGTCGCCGGCGATGTCGCCAGCGGCTACGACCGCATGAAGGCCAAGGTGAACGACGAGCTGAAGCAGCACTTCCGCCCCGAGTTCCTGAACCGTGTCGACGACACCGTCGTCTTCCACCAGCTCACCCAGGACGACATCATCAAGATCGTCGACCTGATGGTCGCCCAGGTGGACGACCGGCTGAAGGACCGCGACATGGCGATCGAGCTGAGCCGCGAGGCCAAGCTGCTGCTCGCCAAGCGCGGCTACGACCCGGTGCTCGGCGCCCGGCCGCTGCGCCGGACGATCCAGCGGGACATCGAGGACGTCCTGTCGGAGAAGATCCTGTTCGGCGAGCTGCGCCCCGGCCACATCGTGGTCGTGGACACCGAGGGCGACGGGCCGGACAAGACCTTCACCTTCCGCGGTGAGGAGAAGTCCGCCCTGCCGGACGCCCCCCCGGTCGAGCAGGCGGCCGGCGGCGGCCCGAACCTGACCAAGGAGTGA